The Aspergillus luchuensis IFO 4308 DNA, chromosome 6, nearly complete sequence genome segment GCGATGCTTCGTAAACAGATGGAAGCAGATACCATTCTGCACACGACCAGCTCGTCCACGTCGTTGCTTCGCATTAGCGCGCGAAATAAACGTCTCGACGAGCCTAGATAGCTGACGGCGTTCATCAAACCTGGGCAAGTTAGCTACTGCATGACTGAATCACGTTCTCCTCTACTAACCTCATGCTCTTCTCTTTGCCCGCATCAATCACCGCAGTAATATCCGGGATGGTGATACCTGTCTCTGCAATATTGGTGGCAATTACAATCTTTCTCATACCCTCAGGAGGAACCACAAAAGCCTTCTCCTGATCTTCGCTGGCGATAGATGAATGCAGCGCATGCACAATCCATCCCTGCTGGAAAGTCGGGTCCGACAGGATCTCATCGTTCAGCCGACGAATCTCCGCCATACCGGGCATAAAGATAAGGATGGCCTTGCTGTAATGTGTCATATCAGGCGACGAAGCGATCTGCACAACTAGCCGCTTGATGAGCTGGTAGTCCAGGCGATATTCGTCAAAGTTTGCCACGGTCTCCTTGGTTTGCTTAGAATATCCATCAAGTGAAGTCATCAGGCTGCCGGCAGTGTCGCCCTGCGCCGTCTCCAGCGCCAATtcgtccatctcctcctccacagcgTTTGATTCATTCTCCAACAACCGGTAGTTGGTCATCTCGATGGCATCCTCTAGGAACTTCATCTCCACAGGGAACGTCCGACCTGGAATATTCAGTACCGGAACACCGCCAAGATAGGTGGAAAAGCGCTGCGCCTCAAGTGTGGCCGACATCAGGATCAGCTTCAGATCGGGCCTCTTTTGCATCAACCGCCGAAgtacgatgaggaggaagtcgCTATCAATCGAACGTTCGTGGACCTCATCGAGAACAACATGAGTAATATCGCGGAAGTCATCAGGGCGCTCAAGCATTCTCACTACCACTCCGGTAGTCCTGCCAGGGTCAGCTCGTTTCCAAGTTAACAAAGGTGAGAACATACGCGAATACAAGCCTCGTAGCTTGGCTGACTTTACTCTCCAACCGGACAGCAAAGCCAATGAGCGAGCGCGCCGTTCCCACATCGTTCTTATTCTCGCCTAGTTCTTCGCTCACTCTTCGGGCAAGGGAAATGGCCGAGATCCTGCGAGGCTCGGTCACATAGATCTTGCACGGTCGGCCTTGCTTCATTTCATGCTCCAAAATAAACGAAGGTATCTGCGTACTTTTTCCGCTTCCTGTTTCACTGCAGATGATGAGTGCACGATGTGTGTCAAGAGTATTGAGAATGTCGTCGCGGAAATTCCAGATGGGCAGGTTCATCCTGCCCTGAGCCATGTACTGGAATGAGGCCGTAGACGACTTTTCCGTCCAAATCCGAGTCAACTCCTCGTCAGGCTCAGAACTGTCCTTTACGCCGGCTCCCCGTACTGGGGATTCCGGCTTGCTAGAAGTTCCGTTTCGCTTCCGGAAGTTATGCGACAAgacaacatcatcttcaaatGCCCCATGATTATCCTGTATGAGTTTCTTCAGATCTTTGACGGTCTGCTTGTCAGCTTCGTCTTCCTGCAACTTCTTCGCATTCGCAAACTCCGTCCAAAGCTCTCGCCACACCGCTGGAAGGCGCAGGTatgcttttccttctttggaGTTCTGCGGGAATAGGATGAAAAGAGCAAGAGTGGAAACGAAGGATTCCGCTTGCTGAGAGTTTGGAGTCGCCACCGAATCCATCGAGACGAATGTCGCGTAAGCGTTCGAGTTATGTGTGGTGGTGTCCCAGacaaaagggaagggaaccTCTTGAGGTTTGGACCATCTTACTTCAAGAGCTTGTCTGTTCGAATGCGACGAAGCGGACATGTCCTTGAACGTGATCTTGCAACCCGTGTCCCTACCCAGATGACTTAGTTGTCGATCATCCCCAGCTTAACTGCGAGACATACCTTGCTTTGCACGTTTCTTCTAGCACTCGCCGGGGGCTAAGCCCAGTCCATTTTCCGAAATCGCGCACTTTGACAGATGCCTTCTTTAACTCCTCCGTTATCACACCGAGTTCCAGGACAGGTTCCTCATCTTGGAACATGTCGCCTAACAAGTCTGTAGCCTCTTCATTGTCAAGCGGCTGTGCGCCATTCTCCGGTTTCGTTTCCGTTTCCTCTGGTTGCTCTGCACTTTCAGCTTCCTCTTGAACAGGCTTCTCTTCAGGCTGTGAGCGCCGGACAAAAGCCGCCTCTTTGCGTAGATCGTCAAgtttctctctccacttgTATTCGGCCTCATGCTGGTCAAACAGCACATCATTTTCAATGCTAGTAATCTTGCGTTGCAACCTCACGACCTGAGGGTCTTGCTCGGCTTCAGCAGGCTTACGGCctcccttcttgcccttcttgggTTGGTCGAATAGCTCCGGTCGCAGGCCATACAGGCGAGTCTGCAGGTCCAGATACTTTGGAATGAGCGTGTCAGGGTCAAGGGAGCTGTCCGAGTCGTAGGGGCTCGATTGGAGGGCAGGGCTCGGCTCCTTTACAGGGCTTTTGGGCTTTTTCACTTTGCTATTATTTGGGCCCAAACTTGGGGTGGAGGATTGTGATGGCTCACGATCTGATGTCAGTCAGGTTAGCCATCCAATCCTTACGGGATACCAGACACCTAAGATTACCATTTATCCAAGAGATATGTCTATCCAACTCATTGCGCTGCTGCGCATTCGTCTGCATGTAAGAAGGCAATTCCTTGGGGGTGCAATGCAAGGCGAGCCAGTCTAGAGCCTCATCCAGGTTGCAAACCACCTCCCTATTAGATGTGGCAAAATTACCAGAAAAGTAGAGAAGCATATGCTTCAAAGCCTCGTTTACTTTCTCTTCCGGGAAGCCGAGTTTAAGCAGGGTTTCCTTCAAAGTCCAGAGTCTCATATATAATTCTTCCTCCGAGACAGTTTTCTTCTGCCCTCCCGAATCCCGTCCGGGTAATGGACT includes the following:
- a CDS encoding putative ATP dependent RNA helicase (COG:A;~EggNog:ENOG410PGXQ;~InterPro:IPR027417,IPR001650,IPR014001,IPR007502, IPR011545;~PFAM:PF04408,PF00270,PF00271;~go_function: GO:0003676 - nucleic acid binding [Evidence IEA];~go_function: GO:0004386 - helicase activity [Evidence IEA];~go_function: GO:0005524 - ATP binding [Evidence IEA]), with product MPPNNRKKKKPASNPARGFATVSVPSKPKPTESSTPVSTADSKSVSESDRPTPVEGKQQPAVDSKSEAAPSLQNYTPEELEKHLEEAELQLLVEKYASKCRSDAARQVTKLETERRVFRQQAVSINLMEWLPTEVLQNIMHLVETEERELSPLPGRDSGGQKKTVSEEELYMRLWTLKETLLKLGFPEEKVNEALKHMLLYFSGNFATSNREVVCNLDEALDWLALHCTPKELPSYMQTNAQQRNELDRHISWINDREPSQSSTPSLGPNNSKVKKPKSPVKEPSPALQSSPYDSDSSLDPDTLIPKYLDLQTRLYGLRPELFDQPKKGKKGGRKPAEAEQDPQVVRLQRKITSIENDVLFDQHEAEYKWREKLDDLRKEAAFVRRSQPEEKPVQEEAESAEQPEETETKPENGAQPLDNEEATDLLGDMFQDEEPVLELGVITEELKKASVKVRDFGKWTGLSPRRVLEETCKARDTGCKITFKDMSASSHSNRQALEVRWSKPQEVPFPFVWDTTTHNSNAYATFVSMDSVATPNSQQAESFVSTLALFILFPQNSKEGKAYLRLPAVWRELWTEFANAKKLQEDEADKQTVKDLKKLIQDNHGAFEDDVVLSHNFRKRNGTSSKPESPVRGAGVKDSSEPDEELTRIWTEKSSTASFQYMAQGRMNLPIWNFRDDILNTLDTHRALIICSETGSGKSTQIPSFILEHEMKQGRPCKIYVTEPRRISAISLARRVSEELGENKNDVGTARSLIGFAVRLESKVSQATRLVFATTGVVVRMLERPDDFRDITHVVLDEVHERSIDSDFLLIVLRRLMQKRPDLKLILMSATLEAQRFSTYLGGVPVLNIPGRTFPVEMKFLEDAIEMTNYRLLENESNAVEEEMDELALETAQGDTAGSLMTSLDGYSKQTKETVANFDEYRLDYQLIKRLVVQIASSPDMTHYSKAILIFMPGMAEIRRLNDEILSDPTFQQGWIVHALHSSIASEDQEKAFVVPPEGMRKIVIATNIAETGITIPDITAVIDAGKEKSMRFDERRQLSRLVETFISRANAKQRRGRAGRVQNGICFHLFTKHRHDKLLAEQQTPEMLRLSLQDLVLRVKICKLGEVEPTLLEALDPPSSKNIRRAIDSLKEVKALTNAENLTPLGLQLAKLPLDVFLGKLIIHGAFFRCLDAAVSIAAILSSKSPFVNTMGSNTQKDIARLSFRKGDSDLLTVYNAYCAWKRARNTPGVSEYAFCRKNFLSSQTLLNIEDIKMQLIVSIADTGLLTLDPSQKALLNRSRSNNRRNFFTIPEEYDFNSVNDTIVNSVIAWSFYPKLLTRDGKGWRNVANNQAVTLHPTSVNKQADASAIKWVSYYHIMQGRNKNYNAFETTAVDDFAIALLCGEAEFKVPQYPLTHTHQFKINTNNFENWEQMYSGVISIDSNRIRFSLRDWKSMLALKTLSARLREILQNTFREPHRVPSYKQQQWLGLWQMIFAQVRK